From a region of the Kaistia sp. 32K genome:
- a CDS encoding sensor histidine kinase, translating into MSPAETTPERPGDPDFARRADLAAFRPAQPSTAGIVHDLGNLIQVASSALSLVTRDATVAATPALEPVLAGARMALQRAGALVRETLVRAGDEHRALELSNVGTCLGEVEALIRSVWEPGLCLQVRAGFDLPAVNCDRLGLQNAILNLVFNARDAMPDGGLVRIDAAAIVRGADTLVEFLVRDSGIGMTPETARRAFDPFFTTKGTGLGGVGLPMVKHFAEQHGGSVEIESALGSGTTVILRLPAARHPLEA; encoded by the coding sequence TTGTCGCCTGCAGAAACAACGCCGGAACGTCCCGGCGATCCTGACTTCGCCAGGCGCGCGGATCTCGCCGCCTTTCGTCCTGCGCAGCCGTCCACGGCAGGCATCGTGCACGACCTCGGCAATCTCATTCAGGTCGCGTCGTCCGCTCTGAGCCTCGTCACGCGCGACGCGACCGTGGCGGCGACGCCCGCGCTGGAGCCCGTGCTCGCCGGCGCCAGGATGGCGCTTCAGCGGGCCGGCGCGCTGGTCCGGGAAACGCTGGTCCGCGCCGGCGACGAACATCGCGCGCTCGAGCTTTCGAATGTCGGGACGTGCCTTGGCGAGGTCGAGGCGCTGATCCGAAGCGTCTGGGAGCCTGGTCTGTGCCTCCAGGTTCGGGCCGGCTTCGATCTGCCGGCCGTGAACTGCGATCGCCTGGGCCTGCAGAACGCCATTCTCAATCTCGTCTTCAACGCGCGCGACGCCATGCCGGATGGCGGGCTGGTCCGGATCGATGCGGCGGCGATCGTCCGAGGCGCGGATACGCTGGTGGAGTTCCTGGTCAGGGACAGCGGCATCGGCATGACGCCGGAGACCGCCCGGCGCGCCTTCGATCCGTTCTTCACGACCAAGGGAACAGGCCTCGGCGGCGTCGGCCTGCCGATGGTGAAGCATTTCGCCGAGCAGCATGGCGGCAGCGTCGAGATCGAGAGCGCGCTCGGATCGGGCACGACGGTGATCCTGCGGCTGCCCGCCGCGAGGCACCCGCTTGAGGCTTAG
- a CDS encoding DUF1810 domain-containing protein → MSDEYNMSDEYNLQRFVLAQDLVYEDAIARLRRGAMCTEHMELIFPRLMSGCDDGSIEPYAIASLDEANAYLSSPLLGGRYRECVGALQRHADLSARTVFGEVDARKLHASLTLFSAASDNEFLLETLFDVWFGGILDEATMNAIRQISG, encoded by the coding sequence ATGAGCGACGAATACAACATGAGCGATGAATATAATCTGCAGCGTTTCGTCCTGGCACAGGATCTTGTCTACGAAGACGCGATCGCAAGGCTGCGGCGTGGCGCGATGTGCACGGAACATATGGAGCTGATCTTCCCGAGGCTGATGTCCGGGTGCGACGACGGTTCGATCGAACCCTACGCCATCGCGTCCCTGGACGAGGCCAACGCCTACCTGTCATCGCCGCTGCTCGGAGGGCGTTACCGCGAATGCGTCGGCGCGCTGCAGCGGCACGCCGATCTGAGCGCTCGCACTGTCTTCGGCGAAGTGGATGCGCGGAAGCTGCATGCCTCCCTCACCCTGTTCTCGGCCGCGAGCGACAACGAGTTTTTGCTGGAGACCCTGTTCGACGTCTGGTTCGGCGGCATACTCGACGAAGCGACGATGAACGCAATCCGGCAGATCTCGGGGTGA
- a CDS encoding mechanosensitive ion channel domain-containing protein: MPWWNTSSFYIVLIGLAGIVVWHVLPRHRANARLLVQIVLFLTMSALLLDGAVVPYEASSGNGTVAMTILIGSAKVLWWLHLAWALIGFVRIYIVFERKPREARLLQDIVVGAVYAGTLLSILAFVFAVPVGTLIATSGVFAVILGLALQNTLGDVFSGIALNLGRPYGLGDWIGLDDGTEGRVVETNWRSTHLLDAANNIVVLPNSFLARLALTNVSRPDESHGVSCLVRLEPTHNPAFIEAVMRAVLASCDSILKQPPPLVMLKGMDALGLDVELSFRVANLDRRVEARNEIYDLIYRHARSAGLSLALPPRASIVLEAPPGSGEPRAAPFTALELIRGIPIFATLTEDETATLAASATIRAYGKGDIIARRGEMLPSLMIVRTGVIVREDEEGGSGARDVSHLAPGDFFGEAGLLAGVGETRTLRAMSHVDVYEIDQESVAPLLRERPELAEDLATVLSARLSAGGSDIRPEPHAHSRPALLNAIRTAFHTAPFRRRARSRHQAASDEDA, from the coding sequence ATGCCGTGGTGGAATACGTCCTCCTTCTACATCGTGCTGATCGGCCTCGCCGGAATCGTGGTTTGGCACGTCCTTCCGCGACATCGCGCCAATGCGCGGCTGCTCGTCCAGATCGTCCTCTTTCTGACGATGTCGGCGCTTCTGCTGGACGGAGCCGTCGTCCCCTATGAAGCATCATCCGGCAACGGAACCGTGGCGATGACGATCCTGATCGGATCGGCCAAGGTGCTCTGGTGGCTGCACCTCGCCTGGGCGCTGATAGGATTCGTTCGCATCTACATCGTCTTCGAGCGAAAGCCGCGCGAGGCGCGCCTGCTTCAGGATATCGTCGTCGGCGCCGTCTACGCCGGAACGCTGCTGTCGATCCTGGCATTCGTCTTCGCCGTGCCGGTCGGCACGCTGATCGCGACATCGGGCGTCTTTGCCGTCATCCTGGGACTGGCGCTGCAGAACACGCTCGGGGATGTCTTCTCGGGCATTGCCCTCAATCTCGGCCGGCCCTACGGGCTGGGCGACTGGATCGGGCTCGACGACGGAACCGAGGGCCGCGTCGTCGAGACCAACTGGCGCTCGACTCATCTGCTCGACGCGGCCAACAACATCGTGGTGCTGCCCAACAGCTTTCTCGCCAGGCTCGCCCTCACCAATGTCAGTCGCCCCGACGAGAGCCACGGCGTGTCCTGCCTGGTGCGACTGGAGCCGACCCACAATCCGGCCTTCATCGAGGCGGTGATGCGGGCCGTGCTGGCGAGCTGCGATTCGATCCTGAAGCAGCCGCCGCCGCTCGTCATGCTCAAAGGCATGGACGCCCTCGGCCTCGACGTCGAGCTCTCCTTTCGCGTCGCAAACCTGGATCGGCGGGTTGAGGCGCGAAATGAGATCTACGACCTCATCTACCGTCACGCGCGGTCGGCCGGCCTGTCGCTGGCGTTGCCGCCCCGGGCTTCGATCGTCTTGGAAGCGCCGCCCGGTTCCGGGGAACCACGGGCCGCGCCCTTCACCGCGCTGGAACTGATCCGGGGGATCCCGATCTTCGCGACGCTGACGGAGGATGAAACGGCAACGCTGGCGGCTTCGGCGACGATCCGGGCCTATGGCAAGGGCGACATCATCGCGCGCCGGGGCGAGATGCTGCCGTCCCTGATGATCGTTCGGACGGGCGTGATCGTCCGCGAGGACGAGGAAGGCGGATCCGGTGCAAGGGATGTCAGCCATCTCGCCCCGGGCGATTTCTTCGGAGAAGCGGGCCTGCTTGCCGGCGTCGGCGAGACGCGGACGCTGCGCGCGATGAGCCACGTCGACGTCTACGAGATCGACCAGGAGAGCGTCGCGCCGCTGCTGCGCGAGCGGCCGGAACTGGCAGAGGACCTCGCCACGGTCCTTTCCGCCAGACTGTCGGCCGGGGGATCGGACATCCGCCCAGAGCCGCACGCACACTCCAGGCCGGCGCTGCTCAACGCCATCCGGACGGCATTCCACACGGCGCCGTTCCGGCGCAGGGCACGATCCCGCCATCAGGCAGCCAGCGATGAAGACGCATAG
- a CDS encoding DUF1344 domain-containing protein: MMNITSIGGAAILILSCSLAAVAAEQTKGIVTSIDLRTRTLTLQSGETFQFDNPGRLYGFTPGDRIGVSHNGARGINTYNPHPSIRDNIDID, encoded by the coding sequence ATGATGAATATTACGTCGATTGGCGGCGCTGCCATCCTGATCCTATCCTGCTCGTTGGCTGCGGTTGCAGCCGAGCAGACCAAGGGCATCGTTACCTCCATTGACCTCAGGACGAGGACGCTCACCCTGCAGTCGGGGGAGACGTTCCAGTTCGACAATCCGGGCCGCCTCTATGGCTTCACGCCCGGCGATCGCATCGGCGTCTCGCACAACGGAGCGCGGGGGATCAACACCTACAACCCGCATCCGTCGATCCGCGACAACATCGATATCGACTAG
- a CDS encoding GNAT family N-acetyltransferase, whose product MQASVRENTRLRRFELPIANGEIAAAYYRIEEGRVVLIHTEVPFEFSGQGIASSLARGTFDLLRRSGRKAVPQCSFMSQFLASHAEYADLIAG is encoded by the coding sequence ATGCAGGCCAGCGTCAGGGAAAATACCCGACTGCGGCGGTTCGAACTGCCGATCGCCAACGGCGAGATCGCCGCGGCCTATTACCGGATCGAGGAAGGGCGGGTGGTCCTGATCCACACCGAAGTCCCGTTCGAATTTTCGGGCCAGGGGATCGCATCGTCCCTCGCGCGCGGAACGTTCGACCTGCTCCGCCGGAGCGGCCGGAAAGCCGTGCCGCAATGCAGCTTCATGAGCCAGTTCCTGGCCAGCCACGCGGAATATGCCGACCTCATCGCCGGCTAA
- a CDS encoding alpha/beta fold hydrolase: protein MPIPLGSMMLGAAFVAALGAAAHASESKPTIVLVHGAFAESSSWNGVIAELNQHGYRTIAAANPLRGVASDAAAVATVIESVQGPVVLVGHSYGGPVITAAADGKSNIRALVYVAAFAPEAGESSLTLSSKFPGSTLGEALQPVPLSGGGQDLYVQAAKFHQQFAADVSAETASLMAATQRPVTAAALAEPSGAPTWKTIPTYSIYGSADRNIPPEVLKFMAERAHAVKTVVVEGASHALMVSHPHKVASLIEDAAKAP, encoded by the coding sequence ATGCCCATCCCTCTTGGATCAATGATGCTTGGCGCGGCGTTCGTGGCCGCCCTCGGCGCCGCGGCGCATGCATCCGAAAGCAAGCCGACGATCGTGCTGGTTCACGGCGCCTTCGCCGAGTCGTCGAGCTGGAATGGCGTCATCGCCGAGCTCAATCAGCACGGCTACCGGACCATCGCGGCCGCCAACCCGCTTCGCGGCGTTGCCAGCGATGCGGCGGCGGTCGCGACTGTCATCGAGTCCGTCCAGGGACCGGTCGTCCTGGTCGGCCATTCCTATGGCGGCCCGGTCATCACCGCCGCTGCCGACGGCAAGAGCAATATCCGGGCGCTGGTCTATGTCGCCGCGTTCGCACCGGAGGCGGGCGAATCCAGCCTCACGCTCTCGTCGAAGTTCCCCGGCAGCACGCTGGGCGAGGCGCTGCAGCCGGTGCCGTTGTCCGGCGGCGGCCAGGACCTCTATGTCCAGGCCGCCAAGTTTCACCAGCAGTTCGCGGCCGACGTGTCCGCCGAAACGGCCAGCCTGATGGCGGCAACGCAGCGCCCGGTGACGGCGGCGGCCCTGGCCGAGCCCTCCGGCGCCCCTACCTGGAAGACAATTCCGACCTATTCGATCTACGGCTCGGCCGATCGGAACATTCCGCCGGAGGTTCTGAAGTTCATGGCGGAGCGTGCCCACGCCGTGAAGACCGTGGTCGTCGAAGGCGCCTCGCATGCGCTGATGGTCTCCCATCCGCACAAGGTCGCCTCGCTCATCGAGGACGCCGCAAAGGCGCCCTGA